From a single Natronorubrum tibetense GA33 genomic region:
- a CDS encoding hydroxyacid-oxoacid transhydrogenase, with protein MSYERSVSAPEHDLQPETVWHLQMPQIRCGRDAVEELAFQLADLGVSADDDPHGLVVTDEDLVDIGHVGRVTDHLEDAGYNVTVWDGADREPTIENVDGCIEFVRENEGEDGYDFYVGFGGGSCIDVAKTTRAVIANGGQVLDYIAEPTGGGEALTDSGPPLVLMPTTAGTGAEISPVAILSVEEKEIKEGISSNHIRADAAVLDPTFTTTLPPEITAKSAMDALGHAIEGYTTHPFDGLLRASNPESRPVYAGRTELTEMFSEKAIELLSGNVRTAVHNGDNLEARAAMLKGALFGAIAGLTAGASLAHAMAYPVGNRYHTYHGETIAVLTPASTLGYNVASDPERFVEVANMLGADTDGMGTREAADQARQEFVRLQQDLNVIPSGLEELAGVTEEDIDWLATQTVETQQRLLRCNPRPVTKDDAADIFRDALHNWE; from the coding sequence ATGAGCTACGAACGCTCCGTCTCCGCGCCCGAACACGACCTCCAGCCGGAGACGGTCTGGCACCTGCAGATGCCCCAGATCCGGTGTGGACGCGACGCCGTCGAGGAGTTGGCGTTCCAGCTCGCCGATCTCGGCGTCAGCGCCGACGACGATCCCCACGGGCTCGTCGTCACGGACGAGGACCTGGTCGACATCGGCCACGTCGGTCGGGTGACGGACCACCTTGAGGACGCGGGCTACAACGTCACGGTTTGGGACGGCGCGGACCGCGAGCCGACGATCGAGAACGTCGACGGCTGTATCGAGTTCGTTCGCGAGAACGAGGGCGAGGATGGCTACGACTTCTACGTCGGCTTCGGCGGCGGAAGCTGTATCGACGTGGCGAAGACGACCCGCGCGGTGATCGCCAACGGCGGGCAGGTGCTCGACTACATCGCCGAACCGACGGGCGGGGGCGAGGCACTGACCGACTCCGGGCCGCCGCTGGTGCTCATGCCGACGACGGCAGGGACGGGAGCCGAAATTTCGCCCGTCGCCATCCTCTCCGTCGAGGAGAAAGAGATCAAGGAGGGGATCTCGAGCAACCACATTCGCGCCGACGCGGCCGTTCTCGATCCGACGTTCACGACGACACTGCCGCCCGAGATCACCGCCAAGTCGGCGATGGACGCGCTGGGCCACGCCATCGAGGGCTATACGACTCACCCCTTCGACGGACTCCTCCGGGCCTCGAACCCCGAGTCGCGGCCCGTCTACGCCGGCCGAACCGAACTCACCGAGATGTTTTCGGAGAAAGCGATCGAACTGCTCTCGGGAAACGTCCGGACGGCGGTCCACAACGGCGACAACCTCGAGGCGCGCGCGGCGATGCTCAAGGGGGCGTTGTTCGGTGCAATCGCGGGACTGACAGCCGGGGCGAGTCTCGCTCACGCGATGGCCTACCCCGTTGGCAACCGGTATCACACCTACCACGGCGAGACCATCGCCGTCTTGACGCCGGCGAGTACGCTCGGCTACAACGTCGCCAGCGACCCCGAGCGGTTCGTCGAAGTCGCGAACATGCTCGGCGCCGACACCGACGGGATGGGGACCCGCGAGGCCGCCGATCAGGCCAGACAGGAGTTCGTTCGCCTCCAGCAAGATCTGAACGTGATCCCGAGCGGCCTCGAGGAACTCGCCGGAGTCACCGAAGAAGACATCGACTGGCTCGCGACCCAGACCGTCGAGACCCAGCAGCGCCTGCTCCGGTGTAATCCGCGGCCCGTGACGAAGGACGACGCGGCGGACATCTTCCGAGACGCGCTGCACAACTGGGAGTGA
- a CDS encoding Brp/Blh family beta-carotene 15,15'-dioxygenase: MPDNTTSIDRSASAGTWARARHWASVVSLVAGATTIIVGLTIVLLAESVPLSLQYLPLLVSVLVLGLPHGAVDHLVLPRARNEGVTRRSLAVIGLCYLVIGGAYAAIWALAPAVAFVLFILLTLFHWGQGDVYALVELTGVDYLEGTGSRVLTLLVRGGLPMLVPLVAFPEQYAFVAGTLVGLFDPAAAAALEPAFQPRVRLVVGLGFGLIVVATLGRGLVRSGPTGPWLIDAGETLGLVALFALVPPVLAIGLYFCFWHSIRHILRTMLVDDRAMSVLSRGGLAAASRRFARDAAPLTGGAIVVLGGVALLVPQTPATIPDVAALYLVTIAVLTLPHVVVVTALDREQGLWFPRAE; the protein is encoded by the coding sequence ATGCCGGATAACACGACTTCGATCGATCGGTCGGCCAGCGCCGGAACGTGGGCCCGCGCCCGACACTGGGCCAGTGTGGTGAGTCTCGTGGCCGGCGCAACGACGATCATCGTCGGGCTTACGATCGTCTTGTTAGCCGAGTCGGTCCCGCTTTCGCTGCAGTATCTTCCGCTCCTCGTCAGCGTTCTCGTGCTCGGTCTCCCACACGGCGCAGTCGACCACCTCGTACTTCCGCGGGCTCGGAACGAGGGAGTTACGCGCCGGTCGCTCGCTGTAATCGGCCTCTGCTATCTCGTGATTGGCGGGGCCTATGCCGCAATCTGGGCACTCGCTCCCGCAGTTGCGTTCGTCCTGTTTATTCTCCTCACGCTGTTTCACTGGGGGCAGGGAGATGTCTACGCGCTGGTCGAGTTGACGGGCGTCGACTACCTCGAGGGGACGGGGTCCCGTGTGCTCACCCTCCTCGTCCGTGGTGGTCTCCCGATGCTCGTCCCGCTGGTCGCGTTCCCGGAGCAGTACGCCTTCGTCGCGGGGACACTCGTCGGGCTGTTCGACCCTGCCGCCGCAGCGGCCCTCGAGCCGGCGTTTCAACCGAGGGTCCGCCTCGTCGTCGGCCTCGGGTTCGGACTCATCGTGGTGGCCACGCTCGGCCGCGGACTCGTCCGATCGGGGCCGACAGGGCCGTGGCTGATCGACGCCGGCGAAACGCTCGGCCTCGTCGCCCTGTTCGCCCTCGTGCCGCCGGTTCTTGCGATCGGCCTCTACTTTTGTTTCTGGCACAGCATCCGGCACATCCTCCGGACGATGCTCGTCGACGACCGTGCGATGTCGGTGCTGTCTCGGGGTGGGCTGGCTGCGGCAAGCCGTCGATTCGCCCGGGACGCGGCCCCGCTGACTGGTGGCGCAATCGTCGTCCTCGGGGGCGTCGCGCTGCTGGTTCCCCAAACCCCCGCAACGATACCCGACGTTGCGGCCCTGTATCTCGTCACTATCGCGGTTCTGACCCTTCCCCACGTCGTCGTGGTCACCGCGCTCGATCGAGAACAGGGGCTCTGGTTCCCACGGGCCGAGTAA
- a CDS encoding bacteriorhodopsin → MTQTEIYEAVRENTLLNASFWANIALAGVAILLFVYMGRNVKDPRAQLIWVATLMVPLVSIASYTGLASGLTISFLEMPSGHALAGEEVLTMWGRYLTWTLSTPMILLALGLLAGTNLTKLFTIVTADIAMCVTGLAAALTTSSYGLRWFWYFISCTFFLVVLYVLLVEWPKDAEAANTAEIFNLLKILTVVLWFGYPIFWALGAEGLAVLDVAITSWAYSFLDIGAKYVFAFLLLRWVAANEHVIANQPAIIGTGSPREPGTGTPADD, encoded by the coding sequence ATGACCCAGACAGAAATATACGAAGCGGTACGGGAGAATACGCTCCTGAACGCTTCGTTCTGGGCCAATATCGCCCTCGCGGGGGTGGCGATCCTCCTGTTTGTCTATATGGGACGGAACGTCAAGGATCCGCGGGCACAGCTCATCTGGGTCGCAACGCTGATGGTGCCACTGGTCTCGATCGCCAGCTACACTGGACTGGCTTCCGGGCTGACGATAAGTTTTCTCGAGATGCCGAGTGGGCACGCCTTGGCGGGTGAGGAGGTTCTCACGATGTGGGGTCGGTATCTCACGTGGACGCTGTCGACCCCGATGATCCTGCTTGCACTCGGACTGCTCGCAGGTACGAACCTGACGAAGCTGTTCACGATCGTCACCGCCGACATCGCAATGTGCGTGACGGGTCTCGCGGCCGCGCTGACCACGTCCTCCTACGGCCTACGATGGTTCTGGTACTTCATCAGCTGTACGTTCTTCCTCGTCGTGCTCTACGTCCTCTTGGTCGAGTGGCCCAAAGACGCCGAGGCTGCGAACACCGCCGAGATCTTCAACCTGCTCAAAATCCTGACGGTCGTCCTCTGGTTCGGCTACCCGATCTTCTGGGCGCTCGGCGCTGAGGGGCTCGCCGTCCTCGACGTCGCGATCACGTCCTGGGCGTACAGCTTCCTCGACATCGGTGCGAAGTACGTGTTCGCCTTCCTGCTGCTGCGCTGGGTCGCTGCAAACGAGCACGTGATCGCCAACCAACCCGCGATCATCGGCACCGGTAGCCCGCGGGAGCCGGGAACCGGGACGCCCGCAGACGACTGA
- a CDS encoding lycopene cyclase domain-containing protein, whose amino-acid sequence MSAALSYLAVHALFVLPPILILAWLGLRRDDFWWNHRTASGLAIMIVLAVAYTTPWDNLLIAEGVWWYGDGTVVATLWYAPIEEYLFFVLQPILTALWLFHVIRVPDRALAIPWKHRLVGALAGVALGGIGWLLLGTTSTFYLGAILLWAGPILAIQWAFGITALWAVRRTTLIAVAVPTLYLWIVDRIAIGLGVWVISDTHTIGLTLLGLPIEEALFFLVTNVFLVQGLILYLWTLDRLDEYPALQDVRSRLVNRSDAG is encoded by the coding sequence ATGAGCGCTGCTCTCTCCTACCTCGCCGTCCACGCACTGTTTGTCCTCCCGCCGATACTCATACTCGCTTGGCTCGGTCTACGACGAGACGATTTCTGGTGGAATCACCGGACAGCCAGCGGACTTGCGATTATGATCGTTCTCGCCGTCGCCTACACGACGCCCTGGGACAACCTGTTAATCGCAGAAGGGGTCTGGTGGTACGGTGATGGCACTGTCGTGGCGACGCTCTGGTACGCGCCGATCGAAGAGTACCTCTTTTTCGTGTTGCAGCCGATTCTGACCGCGCTCTGGCTGTTTCACGTGATTCGAGTACCCGATCGAGCACTGGCGATCCCGTGGAAACACCGTCTCGTCGGTGCGCTCGCGGGAGTGGCGCTTGGCGGGATCGGCTGGCTCCTTCTCGGGACGACGTCGACGTTCTATCTCGGTGCGATCTTGCTCTGGGCCGGCCCGATTCTCGCGATCCAGTGGGCGTTCGGGATCACGGCGCTGTGGGCTGTCCGGCGAACCACACTGATCGCCGTCGCCGTACCGACACTGTACCTCTGGATCGTCGATCGGATCGCAATCGGCCTCGGCGTCTGGGTGATCTCCGACACGCACACCATCGGCCTCACGTTACTGGGGCTTCCGATCGAGGAAGCGCTCTTTTTCCTCGTAACGAACGTCTTCCTCGTGCAAGGACTAATCCTGTATCTGTGGACGCTCGACCGACTCGACGAGTATCCGGCGCTCCAGGATGTCCGGAGTCGACTCGTTAACCGGAGCGATGCCGGATAA
- a CDS encoding N-acyl homoserine lactonase family protein produces the protein MVNATVDVLYRGGLECDQNYMLEGHTLGTHDEPNPDVDYDEIPVWSLVIDHPEGTILWDTGNHHEALDGHWPEGLSQAFYPYDADEHRLDDDLEKAGYSIDDIDYVFQSHLHLDHAGGLEFFDGTDVPIFVHEKELKYAYYSAKTDKGSGAYILDDFDHDLNWQVLHQDREEHFEDIEFVRFPGHTPGLTGTVMHLDGDGTVVITGDQLYRAENFEDEIPLGALLLWGKTEWFESLQRIKELERRHDAQIVYGHDSDQFEEIRDGWGQ, from the coding sequence ATGGTAAACGCGACAGTCGACGTCCTCTATCGCGGGGGACTCGAGTGCGACCAGAATTACATGCTCGAGGGCCACACCCTCGGCACGCACGACGAACCGAACCCGGACGTAGACTACGACGAGATACCCGTCTGGAGCCTCGTCATCGATCACCCGGAGGGAACGATCCTCTGGGACACCGGCAACCACCACGAGGCGCTCGACGGCCACTGGCCAGAGGGACTCTCACAGGCGTTTTATCCGTACGACGCCGACGAACACCGGCTCGACGACGACCTCGAGAAGGCGGGCTACAGCATCGACGATATCGACTACGTCTTCCAGTCTCACCTGCACCTCGACCACGCCGGCGGCCTGGAGTTCTTCGACGGCACCGACGTGCCGATTTTCGTCCACGAGAAGGAACTCAAGTACGCCTACTACAGCGCGAAGACCGACAAGGGAAGCGGCGCGTACATCCTGGACGACTTCGATCACGATCTGAACTGGCAGGTCCTCCACCAGGACCGGGAGGAACACTTCGAAGACATCGAGTTCGTCCGATTCCCCGGCCACACGCCGGGGCTGACTGGAACCGTGATGCACCTCGATGGCGACGGAACCGTCGTTATCACCGGCGACCAACTCTACCGAGCGGAGAACTTCGAGGACGAGATTCCGCTGGGCGCGTTGCTCCTCTGGGGGAAGACGGAGTGGTTCGAGAGCCTCCAGCGGATCAAGGAACTCGAGCGCCGCCACGACGCCCAGATCGTCTACGGCCACGACAGCGACCAGTTCGAGGAGATCCGAGACGGCTGGGGGCAGTGA
- a CDS encoding tripartite tricarboxylate transporter permease produces the protein MATPGVEFSMDPATTVQLLAWILGGAMLGSVSGLIPGLHANNFALLLAGFAPSIPGEPLFVGCAMLAAGVVHTFLNAVPAMALGVPDAEMAVTALPGHRMVLEGSGYEAIRLSALGSILAVLLAVPLALPITWGVTAAYPTIRDNLGLLLAMVVVALVASEYTWRARVGGVVSFLLAATLGLLTLDLSPDAPLEAGGMLAPLFAGLFGAPVLIDAIRGGGVPSQYDEPIAMPRWLVGATALAGALAGAVVGYIPGISAAIAAVAVLVLVPGQSGDRGYIVATSGVDTANTIFALFALVAIGQPRTGVMVAFENVSAPLELPILLGGVVLAGLFGFVLVIVVGDAYLEIVGTMEYWKISVAVLGLLCVLSYLFTGPVGIFVFVVAAAVGMVPIRFRARRVHLMGVLIGPLLLMQ, from the coding sequence ATGGCCACGCCCGGAGTCGAGTTCAGTATGGATCCCGCTACGACGGTTCAGCTGTTGGCCTGGATTCTCGGCGGTGCGATGCTCGGAAGTGTGAGCGGGCTGATTCCCGGCCTTCACGCCAACAACTTCGCCCTATTGCTCGCCGGCTTCGCGCCCTCGATCCCCGGCGAGCCGCTGTTTGTCGGCTGTGCGATGCTCGCGGCGGGCGTCGTCCACACCTTTCTCAACGCCGTTCCCGCGATGGCGCTCGGGGTGCCCGACGCCGAGATGGCCGTGACCGCACTGCCGGGCCACCGGATGGTGCTCGAGGGCAGCGGCTACGAGGCGATCCGACTCTCCGCGCTCGGGAGCATTCTCGCCGTCCTGCTGGCGGTCCCGTTGGCCCTGCCGATCACGTGGGGCGTGACGGCCGCCTATCCGACGATTCGGGACAATCTGGGGCTTCTATTGGCGATGGTCGTCGTCGCACTGGTCGCCTCGGAGTACACCTGGCGTGCTCGAGTCGGCGGCGTCGTCTCCTTTCTTCTCGCTGCGACGCTGGGACTGCTGACACTCGATCTCTCGCCGGACGCACCCCTCGAGGCCGGCGGAATGCTCGCACCGCTCTTTGCGGGACTGTTCGGCGCGCCGGTGTTGATCGACGCGATTCGCGGCGGTGGCGTTCCGTCCCAGTACGACGAACCGATCGCCATGCCCCGCTGGCTCGTCGGCGCAACGGCGCTCGCCGGCGCGCTCGCGGGTGCCGTGGTGGGGTACATTCCGGGCATTTCGGCCGCGATCGCCGCCGTCGCGGTCCTCGTCCTCGTTCCCGGGCAGTCCGGTGATCGGGGCTACATCGTGGCGACCAGCGGCGTGGACACGGCAAATACGATTTTTGCGCTCTTCGCGCTGGTCGCCATCGGGCAACCGCGGACGGGGGTGATGGTCGCCTTCGAGAACGTGAGCGCCCCCCTCGAGTTACCGATCCTGCTCGGTGGCGTCGTCCTCGCCGGCCTGTTCGGATTCGTGCTCGTGATCGTCGTCGGGGACGCCTACCTCGAAATCGTCGGGACGATGGAGTACTGGAAAATTTCGGTGGCCGTCCTCGGCCTCCTCTGTGTCCTCTCGTATCTCTTTACGGGCCCCGTCGGAATTTTCGTCTTCGTCGTCGCCGCTGCGGTCGGGATGGTTCCGATTCGGTTCCGGGCGCGACGCGTGCATCTGATGGGCGTGTTGATCGGTCCGCTACTATTGATGCAGTGA